In Ascaphus truei isolate aAscTru1 chromosome 5, aAscTru1.hap1, whole genome shotgun sequence, one genomic interval encodes:
- the LOC142494909 gene encoding uncharacterized protein LOC142494909, translated as MYSNSSEKMATARMEDPRGADSPKWRTEANGESAHGVCACKEDMGQLMKRYFSLYQEDGEDLPGFLLRIGAVLQEMRKGDHIKATEVEVYFCDQILRGAIPDHPVVAKMRCSWMRGVPLSFGRLLGEIEEYEVAAAANMDCRAIQNGGSRYPGRPRGPVAENAAIAKLAESCPGLAPKEEFHPVGDKGAKVEAAPPRTVKSSAPVPGHPINLGDPPQIFTRGRGLYLCQPRPELSEGGAGCELPVPQLRAGEQERPLCKVSPVTSTTKSEMDIGVYPYLLPGGSLVVKAGADTAMLTAEAPHAACTEPVDPGEWGSLLTSRTEPEEKGVYNRGENPEPHRRSPAAVPLPESEFGSSKEEQAILTTVVMRLPADHFSGAGKEPALTCVAAERSLVSPVQNQPERRSPTAVVTYSAEGGEDPIPSRRSGEIHPYPPQAPVVATAEEGLAQARAERRADPSLPAADVVVEEEIPLGDPLQDGGVSGSGDDVTSGGGSGTTRERTTTPRRSGSASRSPVSTQSWQAARRAETGEAQPAARPHNDTGLSEGRERVGTPRVPIPCPYAQPHALANAPVPVTCSRGSSSSLGVSEGSLGVGENRTGERLSSFDSGEGSREGGQLGQVSKSRWVPEEEDIPSGEAPKHERWSRPRSAGTSGVCSWGNTEEGDSLEWGSEERKETRWWAVGEFTPAQKKRKMQERWFQICQHNIEPIGPGILSDPVDTDEPLSWVLPGRAGNAELTRSSRAERAIIAKYKAPHRLEYLYVPEPLMEGEIEFKMGSTGEDRGYGTDEEEGSGEEDWDPGGLDEKCHPEGYSIAALSPVDHAVRKPP; from the coding sequence atgtacagtaacagcagcgagaaaatggcgactgcaagaatggaggatccgcgcggtgcggatagtccaaaatggcggacggaggctaatggagagagcgcacatggtgtgtgtgcatgtaaagaggacatgggacaattgatgaagcggtacttcagtctttatcaggaagacggagaggatctacctgggttcctcctgcggattggagccgtcttacaggagatgcgaaagggggatcatattaaggccactgaggtggaggtgtacttttgtgatcaaatcctgagaggagcgatacctgaccatcctgtcgtgGCTAAGATGCGGTGCTCCTGGATGCGGGGTGTCCCCCTGTCCTTCGGGAGGCTATTGGGTGAGATAGAGGAATATGAGGTTGCAGCTGCTGCGAAtatggattgcagagcgatccaaaatggcggttcccgctacccggggagaccgcgtgggccagttgcagaaaatgctgcaattgcaaaacttgcagaaagttgtccgggattggcgccaaaagaagaattccaccctgttggggataagggcgcgaaagttgaggccgcgccccccaggactgtgaaaagttcagcccctgtgccggggcatccaattaacttgggggaccctccccaaatattcaccagggggaggggtctctatctctgccagccaagacccgagttgtctgagggaggagctggatgtgagcttcctgtcccacagttgcgagctggtgaacaggagagaccattgtgcaaagtgtctcccgtaaccagcacaacaaagagtgagatggacattggggtatatccctatttattgccaggaggctccctggtagtcaaggcgggagcggacacagccatgctgacggctgaagccccgcatgcggcctgcaccgaaccagttgatcccggagaatggggatcgctcctaacgagcagaacggagcctgaagagaaaggggtctacaaccgcggtgagaacccggaacctcaccgtcggtcccctgcggcagtgccactccccgagtcggagttcggctcctcgaaagaggaacaagcgatcctaacgacggtggtgatgcgcctaccggcggaccacttcagcggtgctggaaaagaaccggcacttacctgtgtcgcggcggagcggagtctcgtgtcgccggtgcagaaccaacccgagaggcggagtcccacggccgtggtgacttacagcgcggaaggaggagaagatcccatcccgagccggcggagcggtgagatacatccttaccctccccaggcgccggtggtggcaacggcggaggaaggcctagcccaggcccgagcggagcggagagcagacccatcacttccggcggcggatgtcgttgtggaggaagagatcccgcttggggatccattgcaagatggcggagtatccggttccggtgatgacgtcacttccggcggaggtagcggaacgaccagagagagaaccacaacgcctcggcgatcgggcagtgcttcccgatcacctgtgtcaacacagagctggcaggctgcgaggagagctgagacgggtgaggcccaaccagcggcacgtccgcacaatgatacgggactatccgaaggcagagagcgggtcggaaccccgcgggtgCCCATTccctgtccctatgcccaaccccacgccctagctaatgcccctgtcccagtcacctgttcccggggatcatcatccagtttgggggtgtcggaaggatctttgggggttggtgagaaccggactggggaaagactgagcagttttgattccggggagggctcaagggaaggaggacaattgggacaggTATCTAAGTCCCGGTGGGTGCCGGAAGAGGAGGATATACCTTCTGGTGAGGCCCCGAAACACGAGAGGTGGTCCAGGCCCCGTTCTGCAGGGACTTCCGGGGTATGCTCCTGGgggaatacagaggagggggactcactagagtgggggtctgaggagcgtaaggagacccgatggtgggcggtgggagaatttacaccggcccagaagaagaggaagatgcaggaacgatggtttcagatatgtcagcataatatagagcctatagggcctgggatattatctgaccccgtggacacagacgagcccctgtcatgggtgttgccagggagggcagggaacgcagagctgactaggagcagccgggccgagagggctattatagctaagtacaaagcgccccacaggttggagtacctgtatgtccctgaacccctcatggaaggagaaattgagtttaaaatgggttccactggtgaggataggggatatggcactgatgaggaggaaggatcaggggaagaagattgggatcctggcgggttagatgagaagtgtcacccagagggttacagcattgctgctttaagcccagtggaccatgctgtgcgcaagccaccgtaa